The Spirosoma oryzicola region CTTATCTATCGCTTGAGCTGGGACGTTTTAGCTTGTGGGGGGGACGCAGGAAAGAAGTCATCGGTCTAGGCGATTCTACCTTAACATCGGGTTTTTACTCCTGGTCGGGCAATGCGTTGCCGATCACCAAAATACAGGTTGGGACGAACGGATTTACGCCGTTAGGTTTTACAAATGGGTTTGTCTCTATTCATACTTTCTTTGCGCATGGCTGGTTTGCCAATACCGATTCGGTCCAGGGGTCTTATCTTCACCAGAAAGCGTTTTATATACGCATTGGACGCCCCAATTCGCGCGTTCGACTGACGGGTGGCGTATTGCACAACGCTCAGTGGGGGGGACGCTCAGGCTATCTGCCACCCTCGCGTGCCAAGGATGGCAAGATGCCTTCCTCCTTCAAGGATTATCTGTATGTGTTAACGGCCAGTGAAGGCAGTGACTCCAATTCGCAAGAGCTGAGTGATTTTGATCGGGTTAACCGAGTTGGTAATCACTTAGGCTCCATCGATTTTAGCCTCGAAACAACAATAGGAAAGTGGGAGGTAATGGGTTATCATCAGCACCCTTTCGAAGACAAATCGGGCGTAGTTTTTATCAATTTTCCTGATGGCTTATACGGCCTTCGCTTACTACGCCGACCAGCCGAAGCAGGTGGTTTTCAACTACGCCATATCCTGCTCGAATATTTCAACACCATGAGTCAGAGTGGAGCGTACGTTAATACTGGAACGCGCTACGAAGGCCAGGACGACTACTTCAACAACTACCAATACATCGACGGTTGGGTGCAGAACCGACGCGTGATCGGTTCGCCGTTTATAGCCTACCGGTCAGACTTGCGGCCCGAACGGCAGAACGAGCATCCGGAAAAGCGCATTTGGGCTATTGCAAGTAACCGGGTTCAAATGGGGCACGTAGGATTGGCTGGTACCATTGGTCGGGGAGTGCAATGGCAAACTCGTTTATCGATTAGCCAGCATTACGGAACGCATCGTCATCCGTTTGTCCAACCCGTAGCGCAGTTTTCGGGGGCCGCCTGGTTAACCTGGCCGCTCGGCTGGTTAGGCGGTTCAGAATTAAAAACGGCTATTGCACTTGATCAGGGGCAACTTTACGAAAACACCCTGGGGGGGTGGATCAGTGTACGAAAGGTTTTTAAAACAGTGAAGTAAAGTGTTTTTACTGTCTTAGCCCATCCAGCAAGCCTTTGTATGCTAACTTCTTCTTATAAGTCGTGTCGAACGGCATCGGGGCATCGGGGCATTGACAGTCTTTAAGTTGATAGCTGTCTTTATCGCTAAGATTCCAGATCGTAATCCCATACCGCTGTTTTTTAGGAACAACATCTTTATAAATCTCAACTATCGATTCATACTTCTGCTCTTGGTCTTCCAGCATATCCTCTGTAATTGCAAGATTTTTAATCTTTTTTGTATTCAGACGAATATCCAGTTCGGAAATATGAACAAGCAATCCAACTGAAGTCATCACAGCGAGGCCTCGTCTGTACTGACTGTCAGAATGGTAGATAGATATATGGGATTGTAGACCAACACCATGTATCGGAATCTTTCTTTTTTTCAAATTCATCAGCATGGCTTTGATTGCCAATGCTTTTTTTAGATTGATCTCCTGACCGTAGTCATTATAGAATAGTAGTGCATTGGGATCTGCCTCGTGCGCGTATTGATAGCAACGAGCGACGTAATCTGGACCTAAATGCGCTGACCAGATCGATTTACGCAATGAACCATCATCATCAATGACTTCGTTGGCAACATCCCATGACTTAACTTGTCCTTTATAATGACCTATAACGGTTTGAATATGGCTCTTTAATAAATTCTCCCAGGCTATCGAATCCCCCTGAAATGCCTCAACCCATTTTGGTACACTTCGGTGCCAGACAAGCGTATGTCCATGCATACGTTTGCCGGTTGTACGGGCAAAATCAACGATAGAATCACCTCCTGACCAATCGTATTGATTCGGCGCTACGAGAAGCCGATTCATTTTTAACGCATTTTCCGACGTTATGCTGTTGAATTCCCGATTAACCGTACTTCGGTATTGCTTATTGCTGGTCAGCAGTCTGGCATCTACTGAAACACCTAAGGGGAATGGCGCGGCCTGTTTTAACGTTACGCTGTCTTGATTCAGTTTAGTGTTGTCAGTAGTAACACTACTATTTGTCAGGTGCCAGAACAGCGCTGATATTAACAAAAAAAACAGGTAACGCATGTGCATCTACGTTTTTGATCGATAAAACTACTACACAGTATTTCTAAGCGCTGCAAACTGCTGACCTCTAATCTGCCGAACGCGTCTGAGAAAAACAAAATTGCCGATTACGTAGCGCGTAAATAGTCTACGGGGCTCCAATAAAAGCCGAAAGGCCCACTCGCCACCAACCTGCCGGACCCAGTTCGGGGCTCTCACTACTTTGTTTCCCCAATAATCGATAATGGCTCCACCATTAACAATAACGCAGGGAAAATCGAGCTGTTCTTTGAGGTAGATTGATAGCTGCTCCTGCTTAGGCATCCCCATACCCAGAACAACCACATCAGGTCTGGCTTGCTGGATAAGGGGTAAGTAGTTTGCTATAGCATGAAAACCATGAGCGGTTAAAACAACATTGCTACCTTTTTGCGTCAAAAAATCGGAGGCTTGCTGAAGGTAAGGCTCTTCCGTACCAATTAAGGCAATGCGTTTATTTTTAGCGAGGGTGAGCAGTTGAGGAATAGTATCGGTCCCGCACATATTAACTCCTGGCTTCCGACCAATCGACTTGTACAGTATTTCAATTCCTTTGCCGTCTCGCAACAACCAATCGGATTTTAACAAAGCCTCTGCAAACTGATCGTTTCGATAACAGATATTAAAAGCGTGGGCATTGATAAAAGAGATAATGGTACAGTTCCGACTAGCAAGTGCGCTCTTGAATAGTCGATCAGCTGTTGCCTTATTCTCGATGAGGCTAACCTTATTGATTAAGGCCTGAGCAAGCTGTTTGGGAACAATGGAATAAGCGTTTTCCATAAATAAGTTAAACAATGGAATTGTAAAACGTAAGTCAAATAAGTACGGTGGGTTTAATTCGTTGCACAAAAAGGGTGTGTAAGTCAACTACCACTATGCTGTTATCGTATACTGAGCAGCGTTTAGCCGTGATTTAGCTAAGCTGTGGCTGTTGCATTCGCTCCGTAGCCATTTGTACAACCCAGTCGATCTGTTCATCAATAGTTGTGTAGGACGTATCGAGTAAAAGAGCGTCATCAGCTTGGCGTAAAGGGCTTACTGTGCGAGTCGTATCGTCATGATCACGCTTTTTAATATTGTCTAGAATCTCTTCTAGAGCGACAGCCTGCCCTTTATCGACCAGCTCAACCTGCCGGCGTTGGGCACGGATAAGCGCATCCGCCGTCATAAATACCTTGAGTTCAGCGTCGGGAAAAACTTGGGTCCCAATATCACGGCCGTCCATAACGATACCGCGCTGTTGACCCATCTGATGCTGTAATCGAACAAGGGTACGTCGTACTTCAGGAAGAGCACTAACCTTGCTTACCGAACTAGCGACATACAACATCCGAATTTCATCTTCCACGTTCACACCGTTCAGATACGTTTCATTCCGTCTCGTGATCACATTAAATTTAAATGAAATCGAAATTTGAGCCAGCGCATCCTGGACCGCGTGGGAATCGGTAAAGGGGATGTTATGTTGAAGCAAAAAAAGCGTAACGCTACGATACATAGCCCCCGTATCAATATAGGTGTACCCCAGACGGGCTGCAACTTGCTTTGCGGTTGTACTTTTTCCACAACCTGAATAACCATCAACGGCAATAATTAACTTAGGACAGTCGAACGTTGTGTTTTCTCCGGAAGAAATTAGCTGATCAGGTTGTAAAAGTTGCATCGGAATGATTTTATTAGTTTGTTATAAATAATTAGAGAATTTCCCTTTCTTAAAAATAGTACACTTGCCACCTACTGTCGCATCGATAATTTCGCGTCCATTCTGCTGATAAAAATCGCGGGCAAGTGCGTAAGAATATTCGGATTTATCTAAATCAGGTAATTTCCATTTAATTCCTTTTGGGAAATAATTGGGATCAAAATGGCTTTCATCTTTCTCGTAATTACGTACTTCCACCTTAGTCGCTAGTCCTTTTTCTTTGAAACTATGGTCCATGCCAATAATAACTACTTCTTTAAAACCCATATAGTAGGCTAGCTGTAGACAGGCATAGGTTACTGTTCCGCCAAAATGAGTGGGTTCAAGAATATTATCTTGAAAAAAAGGATTAAATGAGTAAGCTTCTTTCAGAAAGTGCGCTTTCGGGAATTGTTTGTAAAAGCGCCAGTTAAAGAAGGTCTCACACGAAAGATTATT contains the following coding sequences:
- a CDS encoding endo-1,4-beta-xylanase produces the protein MRYLFFLLISALFWHLTNSSVTTDNTKLNQDSVTLKQAAPFPLGVSVDARLLTSNKQYRSTVNREFNSITSENALKMNRLLVAPNQYDWSGGDSIVDFARTTGKRMHGHTLVWHRSVPKWVEAFQGDSIAWENLLKSHIQTVIGHYKGQVKSWDVANEVIDDDGSLRKSIWSAHLGPDYVARCYQYAHEADPNALLFYNDYGQEINLKKALAIKAMLMNLKKRKIPIHGVGLQSHISIYHSDSQYRRGLAVMTSVGLLVHISELDIRLNTKKIKNLAITEDMLEDQEQKYESIVEIYKDVVPKKQRYGITIWNLSDKDSYQLKDCQCPDAPMPFDTTYKKKLAYKGLLDGLRQ
- a CDS encoding 6-hydroxymethylpterin diphosphokinase MptE-like protein: MIDLTRFTPSRILPAVERRLKEVPFTQAWYNSNQGKRNRDYLQQIHNRYAGERLFLIANGPSIKDMDLSVLKDKYTMCMNRFYIYFDKLGFTPTFLTCVEELVLEQFKEDFNNLSCETFFNWRFYKQFPKAHFLKEAYSFNPFFQDNILEPTHFGGTVTYACLQLAYYMGFKEVVIIGMDHSFKEKGLATKVEVRNYEKDESHFDPNYFPKGIKWKLPDLDKSEYSYALARDFYQQNGREIIDATVGGKCTIFKKGKFSNYL
- a CDS encoding WecB/TagA/CpsF family glycosyltransferase — translated: MENAYSIVPKQLAQALINKVSLIENKATADRLFKSALASRNCTIISFINAHAFNICYRNDQFAEALLKSDWLLRDGKGIEILYKSIGRKPGVNMCGTDTIPQLLTLAKNKRIALIGTEEPYLQQASDFLTQKGSNVVLTAHGFHAIANYLPLIQQARPDVVVLGMGMPKQEQLSIYLKEQLDFPCVIVNGGAIIDYWGNKVVRAPNWVRQVGGEWAFRLLLEPRRLFTRYVIGNFVFLRRVRQIRGQQFAALRNTV
- a CDS encoding capsule assembly Wzi family protein — encoded protein: MKRLFLIISCLSVSFLTSAQIDSFPVSAKRQTFIDAEIGGLIASGSRTPFWLQANQFGLVPKSSPAGTVRVGISERFGISSIHPNRSISYGIQAVGNAARTSTVLLPQAYLSLELGRFSLWGGRRKEVIGLGDSTLTSGFYSWSGNALPITKIQVGTNGFTPLGFTNGFVSIHTFFAHGWFANTDSVQGSYLHQKAFYIRIGRPNSRVRLTGGVLHNAQWGGRSGYLPPSRAKDGKMPSSFKDYLYVLTASEGSDSNSQELSDFDRVNRVGNHLGSIDFSLETTIGKWEVMGYHQHPFEDKSGVVFINFPDGLYGLRLLRRPAEAGGFQLRHILLEYFNTMSQSGAYVNTGTRYEGQDDYFNNYQYIDGWVQNRRVIGSPFIAYRSDLRPERQNEHPEKRIWAIASNRVQMGHVGLAGTIGRGVQWQTRLSISQHYGTHRHPFVQPVAQFSGAAWLTWPLGWLGGSELKTAIALDQGQLYENTLGGWISVRKVFKTVK
- the cmk gene encoding (d)CMP kinase; protein product: MQLLQPDQLISSGENTTFDCPKLIIAVDGYSGCGKSTTAKQVAARLGYTYIDTGAMYRSVTLFLLQHNIPFTDSHAVQDALAQISISFKFNVITRRNETYLNGVNVEDEIRMLYVASSVSKVSALPEVRRTLVRLQHQMGQQRGIVMDGRDIGTQVFPDAELKVFMTADALIRAQRRQVELVDKGQAVALEEILDNIKKRDHDDTTRTVSPLRQADDALLLDTSYTTIDEQIDWVVQMATERMQQPQLS